AGGACAGACCGACGTGCTGCCAATCCTACTTCCGCTTCCCCGCATTGGACGGGAGGATGCAACGCCCATCGACGGCGCCATTCGTCACCCGCCGGCCACCATTCCCTCACGTCATCAACaggtcggcggcggcagcggccggagATCTCTAGCACTGGGGTGCTTTTTGGCTGGGGTTTGGGGAGCCTCCGGAGCCGCCCGAGCGGGGGCGACCCGGGAGGAGAATTTATATTCGAATATTAGTTGACAATATGGAAGCATATTGCTATGTATTCCTACCATAATTATTAGTAACCTTCATGTTACACAAAAATTGCAGGTTCTGTTCTTTGCTTTCTTGGAGCATTGGACAATTTGCTTGTGCACTCATTGGCCAAGTATTCCTAGTGTTTGGATAGCATTTGTTTTAAGAGATTAACAATTTGGGTGGATGAGCATCACCGAAACTGTAGTGAAGCTTCATTGCCTCCATTCCATCTTCTGTCTTGTTACTTTATATGGTCAAGGTAGCAGACCTCCCTTATTGTTGTTGGTTTAATGCAACGATGTTTGTTTAGCCTTGTCTGAACCGCTTAATGCTAAGACACATTTCATACAATATCAGTGTGTGATGATTCTCTGTTCATGGACTTAATCAGTGTGCGCTACCATCAGGTTTATGTTCTGGCAAAGTACTGATCCTGTGGTTACCAACTGCCATCTGGTGTGGATTGCATATAAGCTGAGGTTGCACTGGCATCCTTCAGTGTTCTAGGTAATGATTAAGCATCTACATTTGCTCGTGAGTTTTCTTCCCTTGTACATTTTTCTGACCTTAAGTTCATTACTCCCTGCAGAACAATTACAACCAACAGtgaattttatactccctccgttcctaaatataagtctttgtagaaatttcactatggactacatacggagcaaaatgagtgaatctacactctaaatgcatctatatacattcgtatgtggtccatagttGAATCTCtacaaaggcttatatttaggaacggagggagtagttggcattCAGGACATAGCTCCTCTATCCGAATAATAACAGTAAATGAAACATTCGTCCTGATATTCTGAGTGAGCCAAGCCTCGGAGTCATGAAGTGACCATTTAAAAAGTTAGTAGGCCAATCTTCCTTTTCTGTTTGTTCTTTACTGATAAAGCTAAAAAGTGGTAAAATATCTCCACTTGTGTCCTGAAAGTCCTGAGTTCAAATCAGCCTCTTTGCAGGGAAAAAAAAAGCAAGGGAAAGGCGTCTAGAAATCCCCTTCCCTGGAACCACAATGTGTGGGAGCTTTCGGCAGTGGGCACACCCTTACCGATGCTTAGAAGCGATGATGTGTCATCCGTCAGAAGTGGTAAGCACATGTTTACAGAGCTCACATTACATGTGGTGTGATCGTTCAGGCGTTTGACACTAACTCGTTTTGGTGTGATCGTCCAGGTGTTCCTCTCAATTTGCTCCCAGTTGACGAACCCATaccccaaggatgttttcaagtccTAGCACCAAGATGGGGTCTGATGGAAATGGACCGCCAACGGTTGCTACTCCGCGTCGAGCCCCCACTTCATTCAGTTTGTTGGCAGAACTAAGCCCTGTCTTCCTTGAGCTGATCTGGCATGTCACAACAAATGTGCATGATTTAAGCTTTCGAGTCAAAACTTATGCAATTTCCATGCAAGCGGCCCAAGAGTTACTTACTGCCAAGACTCCGCAAGTTTGCTCCATTCACAGCTTGTTTCTCACGAATTAATCCTCTGTTTTTCAGTTTTCCCAAGCCTATGTGCCTCTAGTATAAGTATCCCCACATCTTCGTTGTGAAAGTGAATGAGAATTCTGAATTTGAGTTTGTAGGCAGTCGGTGGGATTGTGTGTTTGGGTGCTCTGCTGCAAGCAAGAGATTCCGTCGAGTGTTAGCCGTTGTGTGGATCGAAGGGGCTTGTCCTTGATCCATATAGGATTCATTTTGGTTACATTTTGTGATTCTAACAAAATTCCACAAGTACCATGGGTTGGGTTGCCTTGTTGCACACCAAGCTAGTTATCTGCAGGCTGCAGCAGTAAATCTGAGAGTGGTTCATGCTGCTATGTGCTACTTGAGAGAAATTAGTTGTTGCTGCCTCTTGAAAGCTCGGTCGCAATGGTGCCCGACATCAGGGCTAAACTCTTAGCCGTCTTCGGATGCACCGCCGATGTAGAAGGCCTGACATATGCGATGTTGGTTTGTGGATGGGGGCCGTCGGAGAGGAAGGCTGGATGGCGCGGCGGGAAGACAGTGGTGATCGTGCCCTATGCCCATGACATGGCGGTCGCGGTGCTGTGGCGTCCATTCCCATTTTTTCATCTTCTCTACTTTGCTTGGCACTGCGTTTTGTTTCACTTTGAGAAGGGGGACACCAACAAGAAGCAATTCTCACAGGAACATCACTCAACTCAACTCTCATTACTTCCATCATATCCGTAGCACAATTAACAGTTTATaacaggcacacacacacacacacacacacacatacacacactttGCCACGACTCGCAACTGAACTAGACTTTGTGAGTCCATTTGCCATTTCCCCTGAAACCAAACCCCGTACGCACGCACCGGCACTATCACCATCACGACCTCCTGAAATCAACCACGATGTATATATTGATGAACCCTAGTGGAAGTGCGCTCTCTTGCTCTTGACGGGGCCTCTGGGGATCTTGTCCAGCACGTTGGCGTCCACCTTCCTGTAGAACTTCTGGAGGTCCTCGCCGCCCTTGGCCACCAGGTGGTCCACCTCCGTCCCGTACCTCTCGTAAAGCGCCGGCAACGTCAGAGCACACAAGAATCCTGCACCCCAACgaacaacaaatcacaaaaaatcctTAGTTCGTCGATCATCATGTCTGCTTTTTTTTTGTTTGTTAATTTTTTGGTGATGTATCCTTACCAACGTAGACCAGAGTCGTGAAGCTGCAGTTGTCCCCGATCACCGCCACCACCCACAGAGATCCAATCACCTTGCATGGAGGAAAAGAACATATAGCCATATAGGAGACGGTCAGCTACTTGGCTAAGCCGAAGGAAATAGCCGGGCACTGTCAGATGATGCATGGGGCACGTGCAAACAAGGGAGAAGAGACTGTGGTACCGAGAGGAACTTCTTGAGGTCCTTGCCGCAGGCGATGTCGTAGAGCACCGCCACGGAGCGCTCCAGCTTGCGGTGCACCGCCATGGCCGCCTCCCTGAAGGCGTGCTCCGACACGATCACCTCCGGGACGCGCGGCGGTGCCCTGCCCAAGAGCGGCGCCGTGACGGACCAGAGGAAGAGCAGGAGCATCCCGAGCAGCGCGGCGTGGCAGAGCAGCGTCACGAAGTTGTACTCGGCCACGTCGAACAGGAACcacaccgccgtcgcccccgccagcATGCCCGCCGACAGGTTCCGGTCCCGCCACAGCAGCACGTCCGCCACTGCCAACAGTTCAGAGACCACACGGCATTCAGTCAGTAGGTGACAGTGCGTGCGGTGCGGTTCTCAGAGGAGAAAAAATGTTAATGCTCGATGGAGCGCCTCACCTTTCCGGCCGCCGAGGAACCGGTGCACCGGCCGCTGCCGGCGGAAGACGCTGACGTTGGGCGCCCGGCGGCCTTCGTCGTCGGACTCGGAGTCGCTCCGGACGTGAGGAACCGT
This DNA window, taken from Triticum aestivum cultivar Chinese Spring chromosome 1D, IWGSC CS RefSeq v2.1, whole genome shotgun sequence, encodes the following:
- the LOC123182927 gene encoding reticulon-like protein B9; this translates as MATTPRATVPHVRSDSESDDEGRRAPNVSVFRRQRPVHRFLGGRKVADVLLWRDRNLSAGMLAGATAVWFLFDVAEYNFVTLLCHAALLGMLLLFLWSVTAPLLGRAPPRVPEVIVSEHAFREAAMAVHRKLERSVAVLYDIACGKDLKKFLSVIGSLWVVAVIGDNCSFTTLVYVGFLCALTLPALYERYGTEVDHLVAKGGEDLQKFYRKVDANVLDKIPRGPVKSKRAHFH